One region of bacterium genomic DNA includes:
- a CDS encoding undecaprenyl-diphosphate phosphatase, with translation MTLLDAILLGIIEGITEFLPVSSTGHLILASAFLKLQDTEFLKSFEIAIQLGAILSVVVLYARSLLKDRSLVQKTIVAFLPTCIIGLIAYGFVKRYLLGNELIVVAALLIGGLILILFEWLQRGKPEGSKQISYPQALYIGLFQCVSMIPGVSRSAATIIGGMVIGIERKTIVEFSFLLAIPTMAAATALDIYKSASRFSSAEIDLLLVGFVTSFVVALLSIKFLLRYIQNHTFIAFGIYRILVAFLFWTLMM, from the coding sequence ATGACATTACTGGACGCAATTCTTCTTGGGATCATAGAAGGCATTACGGAGTTTCTGCCGGTTTCTTCCACCGGCCATCTCATTCTGGCTTCAGCGTTTTTGAAACTGCAAGACACCGAATTTCTGAAAAGCTTTGAGATCGCAATCCAGCTTGGTGCGATTCTTTCAGTGGTGGTTCTCTATGCCCGATCATTGCTCAAGGATCGTTCGCTGGTCCAGAAAACAATCGTTGCTTTTCTCCCTACATGCATCATCGGATTGATCGCATATGGATTTGTAAAACGCTACCTGCTGGGGAATGAATTGATTGTGGTTGCCGCGCTTCTGATCGGCGGCCTCATTTTGATTCTTTTCGAATGGCTCCAGCGCGGGAAACCGGAAGGCTCAAAACAAATCTCATATCCACAGGCGCTCTACATCGGTCTGTTTCAATGTGTCTCCATGATTCCGGGTGTGTCCCGCTCGGCAGCAACAATCATCGGTGGAATGGTGATCGGGATCGAAAGAAAGACGATTGTGGAATTCTCTTTTCTCCTTGCTATTCCAACCATGGCTGCGGCAACGGCCCTCGACATTTATAAAAGCGCCTCTCGTTTTTCTTCAGCGGAAATCGATCTGCTCCTTGTTGGTTTTGTGACTTCGTTTGTGGTCGCACTTCTCAGCATTAAGTTTTTGCTGCGTTACATTCAGAATCACACCTTTATTGCGTTCGGTATTTATCGCATCCTCGTTGCATTCTTGTTTTGGACTTTGATGATGTGA
- a CDS encoding ankyrin repeat domain-containing protein — translation MIQRISDGRTDLVFDYLAAGHAANSTDLNGVSLIKWCAYYGDVSAIRFLLANGESLESLGENFDLNGAVFHGHWQLCQFLIENGADVNHPLPDTGESPLHAALCKADRPAYDYVIKILLANGANPNCVTKASVETSCFMRECRTKAETPLHRAAAFATEEAIQLLLDSGAIIDAEDMNGDTPLTWASWHLRPASILNKLCYRGILIHPNAIGRSTSDHGLGWGNAMEVNLLGNPHV, via the coding sequence ATGATTCAACGAATCTCTGACGGGCGCACGGATTTAGTGTTCGACTATCTTGCGGCAGGTCACGCCGCAAACTCAACGGATCTAAATGGAGTCTCTTTAATCAAATGGTGCGCGTATTATGGCGATGTTAGTGCTATACGATTTCTGCTCGCCAACGGGGAATCATTGGAGTCGCTGGGAGAGAACTTCGATCTCAACGGCGCTGTTTTTCATGGGCACTGGCAGCTGTGTCAGTTCCTGATCGAAAACGGCGCTGACGTGAATCATCCTCTGCCGGATACAGGTGAAAGTCCATTGCACGCAGCCTTGTGCAAGGCCGATCGTCCTGCGTATGACTACGTGATTAAGATTCTGCTAGCCAATGGCGCGAATCCAAATTGTGTGACAAAGGCATCGGTTGAAACCAGTTGCTTTATGCGAGAGTGCAGAACAAAAGCGGAAACGCCCCTCCATCGCGCCGCCGCGTTCGCGACCGAAGAAGCGATCCAGCTTCTTCTGGATTCAGGCGCAATCATCGATGCCGAAGATATGAACGGAGATACTCCACTCACATGGGCAAGCTGGCATCTACGCCCGGCTTCTATTCTGAATAAACTCTGCTACCGTGGCATTCTCATTCATCCTAACGCGATAGGGCGCTCGACAAGCGACCATGGTCTGGGTTGGGGAAACGCGATGGAGGTAAACCTGCTTGGGAATCCACATGTCTAG
- a CDS encoding gamma-glutamyltransferase: protein MHSTLKKILLSLCLFAIATTLLAQRTVKPPLHGKQWMAITGKPLGATAGAMLFQKGGNAVDAACAMIAATATMWDVLSWGGETQALIYNPRTRKVIGINALGVAPTGATPEFYKSKGMKYPPEHGVLAAVTPGTPGGILVMLAEFGKLSLADVLAPAIQLADGYPIEAQTADIIEREKKRLKEWPYSRQIMLTHPGEMREAPEAGEIFKQADLAATLRMLVEAEKKALAGGKNRKDAIYAAYDRFYKGDIASELVRSVQEQGGLITLEDLAKWKVHIEKPLSTNYKGIEVYKLTTWVQSPVMLQMLNILENFDLKSMGYNSASYIHTVYQAMNLSFADRDFYYGDSYFAPEEPVKGLLSKEYSRERSKLIKQDRNDTSMSPGDPYPFQGGTNPFADLLKNWNETAKQPEKTAQALSAFHQNFYSGTTSVQAADAEGWVVSVTPSGGWIPAVIAGRTGIGLSQRMQSFVLDRAENPFNVLEPGKRPRATLTPTLAMKDGKPFLGFAVQGGDSQDQNLLQFFLNIVEFGMTVQESAEAANFNSYQMRNSFGDHETQPGKILLHESIPDWIRKDLKGKGYDLTFQACTSGPINAIYFDHKHNTMWGGSSHHGEDYGISW from the coding sequence ATGCATTCCACTCTAAAAAAGATTCTTCTATCGCTTTGTCTTTTTGCAATTGCCACGACACTTCTTGCCCAGAGAACTGTGAAACCACCACTTCACGGAAAGCAATGGATGGCAATTACCGGAAAGCCCCTGGGCGCGACTGCGGGAGCAATGCTTTTTCAGAAAGGCGGAAATGCAGTAGATGCTGCTTGTGCAATGATCGCGGCGACTGCCACGATGTGGGATGTGTTGAGCTGGGGCGGGGAGACGCAAGCACTTATTTATAATCCGCGCACTCGAAAAGTAATCGGCATTAACGCGCTGGGAGTGGCTCCAACTGGCGCGACCCCGGAGTTCTATAAATCAAAAGGGATGAAATATCCGCCCGAACACGGGGTGCTGGCTGCGGTAACACCCGGTACTCCTGGTGGAATTCTAGTTATGCTGGCGGAGTTTGGAAAGCTTTCACTGGCGGACGTGCTAGCTCCTGCAATCCAGTTGGCTGATGGTTATCCGATCGAAGCGCAAACGGCGGACATTATTGAGCGAGAAAAAAAACGGTTAAAGGAATGGCCTTACTCGCGGCAAATCATGTTGACGCATCCAGGCGAAATGCGTGAAGCCCCGGAAGCGGGAGAGATTTTTAAGCAGGCTGATCTTGCAGCGACTCTCCGTATGCTTGTAGAGGCCGAGAAGAAAGCGCTTGCTGGCGGCAAAAACAGAAAAGACGCGATTTATGCCGCCTATGACCGCTTCTACAAAGGAGATATCGCCAGCGAGCTTGTGCGATCCGTTCAAGAACAAGGCGGATTGATTACGCTGGAGGATCTTGCGAAGTGGAAGGTTCACATTGAAAAGCCGTTGAGCACCAACTACAAAGGGATCGAAGTTTATAAGTTAACCACCTGGGTGCAAAGCCCTGTGATGCTGCAAATGCTCAACATCCTGGAAAACTTTGATTTGAAAAGCATGGGCTACAACAGCGCCAGTTACATCCACACTGTTTACCAGGCGATGAACCTTTCGTTTGCGGATCGCGATTTTTACTACGGGGATTCCTATTTTGCCCCCGAAGAACCAGTGAAAGGACTGCTTTCCAAGGAGTATTCGCGGGAACGTTCCAAGCTCATCAAACAAGACCGCAATGATACGTCAATGAGCCCCGGAGACCCGTATCCTTTTCAGGGTGGCACGAATCCATTTGCGGATTTGTTGAAGAACTGGAATGAGACAGCAAAACAACCAGAGAAAACGGCACAGGCATTGTCAGCGTTTCATCAAAACTTTTATTCCGGCACCACTTCAGTTCAAGCTGCGGATGCAGAGGGTTGGGTTGTTTCGGTTACTCCGAGTGGTGGTTGGATCCCGGCGGTAATTGCCGGCCGTACGGGAATTGGGTTGAGCCAGCGGATGCAAAGTTTCGTACTGGACCGCGCAGAGAATCCATTTAATGTGCTGGAACCTGGAAAACGTCCACGCGCCACTCTTACACCCACTCTCGCCATGAAGGATGGAAAACCATTCCTGGGTTTTGCAGTTCAGGGCGGAGATAGTCAGGATCAAAATCTTTTGCAGTTTTTTTTGAACATTGTTGAATTCGGCATGACCGTGCAGGAATCTGCAGAAGCGGCGAACTTCAACAGTTATCAAATGAGAAATTCTTTCGGAGACCACGAAACACAGCCTGGAAAGATTTTGCTTCACGAATCGATTCCTGACTGGATCAGAAAAGATTTGAAAGGGAAGGGTTACGATTTAACATTTCAGGCGTGTACCTCCGGTCCGATCAACGCCATTTACTTCGATCATAAACACAATACGATGTGGGGCGGGTCGAGCCATCATGGCGAAGACTACGGTATAAGCTGGTAA
- a CDS encoding trimethylamine methyltransferase family protein codes for MSDWARPRITLLSPDQIQNVHEGSLKVLGKMGVLVESARARDVYAKGQGSVHINEERVTFEREIVEWAMRVAPSTYGVFNRSGEKVFTLGDGPTRFGNGVTNLFYQDPVTDEISPFSRKNMETGVRLAQMLPEYDVISTLGVIRDLPPAIADLYAVLEMVANSTKPLVLLISDEKLFPQVLQLIQTLHGAVGEKPFIIPYLNPVTPLKINEGTSDKLLDSIEHGIAAIYSNYGMAGMSTPITPAGALTFLNAELMAGVVLSQLAKEGAPIICGSLPAYFDMKTMVDFMDMQSFLINLGCAEMMTHYGIPHAGTSGSGEGWSSDLLAAGVNWTNHLTSLMGKSGLAPFVGSGLNSKCYMPTQTVYANDVIAQARIFAQGFPANEQAVGADEIVFEMRENGHFLTAESTLACYQHAYFQGVFPRISLEKWEELNYPRMEQLLRDRTVELLSTQEPPEDHDELIRKGEEFLRRITSS; via the coding sequence ATGTCCGATTGGGCCCGACCTCGCATCACGCTGCTTTCACCTGACCAGATTCAAAATGTTCACGAAGGCTCCTTAAAAGTTTTGGGAAAAATGGGAGTGCTTGTGGAATCTGCGCGCGCAAGAGACGTTTATGCAAAAGGGCAAGGAAGCGTGCATATCAACGAAGAGCGCGTGACCTTTGAAAGAGAAATCGTGGAATGGGCCATGCGCGTGGCTCCTTCAACTTATGGTGTGTTCAATAGAAGCGGCGAAAAAGTTTTTACGCTGGGTGATGGCCCCACTCGATTTGGAAATGGCGTTACGAATCTTTTTTATCAGGATCCGGTGACCGATGAGATTTCTCCGTTCTCGCGAAAAAATATGGAGACCGGCGTTCGCCTCGCTCAAATGCTTCCCGAATATGATGTTATTTCTACGCTCGGCGTGATTCGAGATTTACCGCCGGCCATTGCCGATCTTTATGCGGTGCTGGAAATGGTGGCGAATTCAACAAAGCCTCTGGTGCTGCTGATTTCCGATGAAAAGCTTTTTCCTCAAGTGTTGCAATTAATTCAAACGCTGCATGGAGCTGTCGGAGAAAAACCTTTCATCATTCCTTATTTGAATCCGGTTACTCCGCTAAAAATCAACGAAGGGACTTCCGATAAACTTCTGGATTCCATCGAGCATGGAATTGCCGCGATCTATTCAAACTATGGAATGGCCGGAATGTCTACGCCGATTACACCTGCGGGAGCTCTGACTTTCTTGAATGCGGAACTGATGGCAGGCGTCGTTTTGAGCCAGCTTGCAAAGGAAGGCGCGCCGATCATTTGCGGGAGCCTTCCCGCTTACTTTGACATGAAGACGATGGTTGATTTCATGGACATGCAAAGCTTCTTGATCAATTTAGGTTGCGCTGAGATGATGACGCACTACGGCATTCCGCACGCAGGTACATCCGGAAGCGGGGAAGGCTGGAGTTCCGATTTACTGGCTGCGGGTGTGAACTGGACAAATCATCTCACAAGCTTGATGGGAAAATCGGGACTCGCTCCTTTTGTGGGAAGCGGTTTGAATTCGAAATGTTATATGCCGACTCAAACAGTCTACGCGAATGATGTCATCGCGCAAGCGCGCATCTTTGCGCAAGGTTTTCCCGCGAATGAACAAGCCGTTGGAGCGGATGAGATCGTGTTTGAAATGCGGGAGAACGGGCACTTTCTAACTGCAGAGAGCACACTCGCATGCTACCAGCACGCTTATTTTCAGGGAGTCTTTCCCCGCATCAGTCTGGAAAAATGGGAGGAGCTGAACTATCCACGAATGGAACAGTTGTTGCGAGACCGCACCGTGGAACTGCTTTCTACGCAAGAGCCTCCGGAGGATCATGATGAGCTCATACGGAAAGGGGAAGAGTTTTTGCGGCGGATTACCTCTTCCTAG
- a CDS encoding S1C family serine protease, translating into MAQEMMLEKLSEELSSITRKVSESIVFVQSRRSASSGIVWEKNTIVTADHLLPRQDEVHIQIPSGETTTALVAGRDSSTDLALLKTTTEFKAVEKETSPFEAGQLAISIGRANRGRLLAVLGIVSGSDGPYRNWRGGTLDRFIRLDVSPFPGFSGSALVLPNGKVGGMNTAAFSRHFGLTVPASNIDRLVERLSKKGSIGKPYLGLMMQPVRIPKQLQEQSRTEIGLLVMGTEEASPAEEAGIILGDIIVRLNEKNVNSLDEIFDALNAESIGHELKLAVLRGGKVEELGIKVGERPIRQKG; encoded by the coding sequence ATGGCTCAAGAAATGATGTTAGAAAAATTATCCGAAGAACTTTCAAGCATTACACGAAAAGTCTCTGAATCGATTGTTTTCGTTCAAAGCAGACGATCTGCATCCTCCGGTATTGTCTGGGAAAAGAACACGATCGTTACTGCCGATCACTTGCTACCCAGGCAGGACGAAGTTCATATCCAAATTCCTTCCGGAGAAACAACGACCGCGCTTGTTGCAGGAAGGGATTCAAGTACAGACCTTGCCTTATTGAAGACAACAACTGAATTCAAAGCAGTAGAGAAAGAGACGTCGCCTTTCGAAGCAGGGCAACTCGCGATCAGCATTGGCCGGGCAAACAGGGGACGACTGCTAGCTGTGCTTGGTATCGTTTCCGGAAGCGATGGACCGTATCGCAATTGGCGAGGTGGAACGCTCGATCGCTTTATTCGGTTGGATGTGTCACCCTTTCCAGGCTTTTCAGGATCTGCGCTCGTGCTTCCAAATGGAAAGGTTGGTGGCATGAACACCGCTGCTTTTTCGAGGCACTTTGGGCTTACGGTGCCCGCATCCAATATTGACCGTCTGGTAGAGAGGCTTTCCAAAAAAGGATCGATCGGAAAACCTTACCTTGGGCTGATGATGCAACCAGTTCGCATTCCTAAGCAGCTTCAGGAACAAAGCCGGACTGAAATTGGATTACTCGTGATGGGTACGGAAGAGGCAAGTCCTGCCGAAGAGGCCGGAATCATACTCGGAGACATCATCGTGCGTTTAAATGAAAAAAACGTAAATTCATTGGATGAGATCTTTGATGCTCTCAATGCTGAATCGATTGGCCATGAACTGAAACTTGCTGTGTTGCGCGGCGGGAAAGTTGAGGAATTAGGTATAAAAGTGGGCGAACGCCCTATAAGACAAAAAGGATGA
- a CDS encoding glycosyltransferase produces the protein MRVAVLIPCYNEALTIAEVVRSFRAELPDAPIYVFDNNSTDATSTVALEAGAIVMSERRQGKGYVVQTMFRKVDAEIYVMVDGDGTYPAGSVHRLLDPIASGEADMVVGSRLHPESRSNFKAANLYGNKLIRWLLRLIFSVKLTDILSGYRAFNRSFVKGIPLFGGGFEVETELTIKALQRGYRVEEVPVNLEVRPKGSYSKIHFVRDGFLIMNTMLSLFRDTKPLTFFGGFGLIFILVGMTVFFTSIELLGITLSVIGILFILSGLHLHTIVRRFQEFDHQLRILESEYRREQRIEKIDREL, from the coding sequence ATGCGAGTTGCAGTACTGATTCCCTGCTACAACGAGGCGCTTACAATCGCGGAAGTTGTTCGCAGTTTCCGCGCGGAACTTCCAGACGCACCCATCTATGTGTTTGACAATAATTCAACGGATGCCACTTCCACAGTCGCGTTGGAAGCAGGCGCGATTGTAATGAGTGAACGCCGCCAGGGAAAAGGTTATGTGGTGCAAACAATGTTCCGCAAAGTGGATGCGGAAATCTACGTCATGGTGGATGGCGACGGCACTTATCCCGCTGGATCTGTTCATCGATTACTGGATCCCATTGCCAGTGGCGAAGCCGACATGGTGGTTGGTTCCAGACTCCATCCCGAGTCACGAAGCAATTTCAAAGCGGCAAATCTCTACGGCAACAAGTTGATCCGGTGGTTGTTGCGACTGATCTTCAGCGTCAAACTAACCGATATTCTCTCCGGCTACCGCGCATTCAATCGAAGTTTCGTGAAAGGAATTCCCCTTTTTGGTGGTGGATTCGAAGTGGAAACCGAGTTGACGATCAAAGCCCTACAACGCGGATACAGAGTTGAAGAGGTGCCAGTGAATCTGGAGGTGCGTCCTAAAGGAAGCTATTCAAAGATTCATTTCGTGCGTGACGGTTTTTTGATCATGAATACAATGCTATCCCTCTTTCGCGATACCAAGCCACTCACTTTTTTTGGAGGTTTTGGTCTGATCTTCATCCTTGTGGGGATGACGGTCTTTTTCACTTCTATTGAGCTACTTGGCATCACGCTTTCGGTCATTGGGATCCTTTTCATTTTGTCCGGTTTGCATTTGCATACAATTGTGCGGCGTTTCCAGGAATTTGATCACCAGCTTCGCATTCTAGAATCTGAGTACCGGCGGGAACAAAGAATCGAAAAGATCGATCGCGAATTATGA
- a CDS encoding response regulator transcription factor encodes MERQPPLDLPLNKVEKELPSKHNRMIRVYLHPKEEFPESLIAGLKALKDIHLSEEPVSADVLLLYAANYNRVTFPGILHTVKQFSKPSLLLYENGDDTFLKESLFQKSIEGAIRYDAATQQVFFALQAIAAGLRVFNNTHSNHRIPFSEVPSLTPRELEILRLIADGEGNKSIAYILEISEHTVKFHISSVFEKLHVSSRTEAIKKGIQQGLISI; translated from the coding sequence TTGGAAAGACAACCCCCTCTTGATCTCCCCCTTAATAAGGTGGAGAAGGAACTTCCTTCAAAACATAATAGGATGATTCGTGTTTATCTGCACCCCAAAGAAGAGTTTCCCGAGTCGCTAATCGCGGGCCTCAAAGCATTGAAGGACATTCATCTTTCTGAGGAGCCCGTCTCTGCAGATGTGCTGTTATTATACGCAGCGAACTATAACCGCGTCACTTTTCCAGGGATTCTCCACACTGTAAAACAGTTCTCAAAACCTTCATTGCTTTTGTATGAGAATGGGGATGATACATTCCTGAAAGAATCCCTGTTTCAAAAAAGTATAGAAGGAGCGATCCGCTATGACGCGGCCACGCAACAGGTTTTTTTCGCACTCCAGGCGATTGCCGCCGGACTGAGAGTTTTCAACAACACTCATTCAAATCATCGTATCCCCTTCTCTGAAGTCCCTTCATTGACCCCACGGGAGCTGGAAATATTGCGGTTGATTGCGGATGGCGAGGGGAACAAGTCCATTGCTTATATCCTGGAAATCTCTGAGCACACGGTAAAATTCCATATCAGCTCCGTTTTTGAAAAATTGCATGTTTCCAGCCGAACGGAAGCCATCAAAAAAGGAATTCAACAAGGCTTGATTTCCATTTAA
- a CDS encoding glycosyltransferase family 39 protein: MQVSAESPENKRLFLISLALLLLRIILLQQYVTTNPFFSHPIADSELYLQWAESILEGKAYFEQEYHHPPGYAFFLAGMLLLSGSNLYVIAAIQSLLVTIQSALLFFCAKRLFGNKTAWAAFLLYSFVGPVLFYSMKILSETLYTTLVLASFFFLLRYYDEARLREIFLCGLFLGMAIEVRGNATICFWPSLAVALLATKIWRSRLTAAALLVLGTSLCTVPVLVRNISVAGAWTPVASNWGENFYFANSPEATGAHPLIKGIRSNILDQIPDVQKEASRRAGRKLTSLEAQRFWFREGWKFIRTQPLNWIKLESVKLRRMLQRHIPSGIYSYPLETKFYHHYLTYFPGYGLLFPLFFAGLPAIPWNRRTVLFLIYLATQAGLLLLYWPEERYMLPVIPFLIMGAGCLVLIKRESFKPSGRLIACAAGLLLCLYANLNLIPPRGISAWYSNASSAHFSKQEFQQAAFMASEALKLDRGYVEAWTNLGSALFTIGKTQEARNAWLQALRYNSSDVMTLRNLAISYERENRGTSLVWWERTLKAAMAQELPPETITAIKNRISELRSF, from the coding sequence ATGCAAGTTTCCGCGGAGTCACCGGAGAATAAGCGTCTATTTCTCATTTCTCTTGCTCTGCTGTTACTCCGGATCATTCTTCTTCAACAATATGTTACAACGAATCCTTTCTTCTCCCATCCGATCGCTGATTCAGAGCTTTACCTGCAGTGGGCAGAATCGATCCTGGAAGGGAAAGCTTACTTCGAGCAAGAATATCATCACCCTCCGGGTTACGCTTTTTTTCTCGCTGGAATGTTGCTCCTCTCCGGATCCAATCTCTATGTGATTGCCGCTATCCAATCTTTGCTCGTAACGATTCAATCGGCGCTCCTTTTCTTCTGCGCGAAGCGGCTGTTTGGAAACAAGACTGCATGGGCAGCCTTTCTGCTTTATTCGTTCGTGGGGCCTGTTCTTTTTTATTCGATGAAAATTCTTTCGGAAACTCTTTATACCACGCTGGTGCTCGCCAGTTTTTTCTTTTTGCTGCGTTACTACGATGAAGCAAGACTTCGAGAGATTTTTCTTTGCGGACTTTTCCTGGGCATGGCGATCGAAGTAAGAGGAAATGCAACGATCTGTTTCTGGCCTTCACTGGCAGTGGCGCTACTGGCAACAAAAATCTGGCGATCACGGCTTACGGCGGCCGCTCTGCTGGTTTTAGGAACGTCCCTGTGTACTGTTCCGGTTCTGGTGCGAAACATTTCTGTTGCCGGAGCATGGACTCCAGTGGCTTCCAACTGGGGTGAAAACTTCTATTTTGCCAACAGCCCTGAAGCGACGGGCGCGCACCCATTGATCAAAGGCATTCGTTCGAACATATTGGATCAAATTCCGGATGTGCAAAAGGAAGCGAGCCGGAGGGCCGGCCGAAAATTGACTTCGCTCGAGGCCCAGCGCTTCTGGTTTCGTGAAGGATGGAAATTCATCCGGACTCAACCCCTGAACTGGATCAAACTGGAATCGGTAAAGTTGAGACGTATGCTGCAGCGACACATACCTTCCGGAATTTATTCTTATCCGCTCGAAACAAAGTTTTACCATCACTATTTGACCTATTTCCCCGGCTATGGATTATTGTTTCCGCTATTTTTCGCCGGCCTGCCTGCAATTCCCTGGAACAGAAGAACCGTACTATTTCTTATTTATCTCGCAACTCAAGCCGGTCTGCTCCTTCTTTACTGGCCGGAAGAACGATATATGCTGCCGGTGATTCCATTCCTCATCATGGGAGCGGGATGCCTCGTTCTTATCAAAAGAGAGTCATTCAAGCCGTCCGGAAGACTCATCGCGTGCGCAGCGGGATTGCTTCTTTGTCTCTATGCAAATTTGAATCTCATTCCTCCGCGTGGAATCTCGGCCTGGTACAGCAATGCTTCATCCGCCCATTTTTCAAAGCAGGAATTTCAACAGGCAGCCTTCATGGCTTCAGAGGCGCTGAAGCTGGATCGCGGATACGTGGAAGCCTGGACCAATCTGGGATCGGCTCTTTTCACAATAGGAAAAACGCAAGAAGCGCGCAACGCATGGCTGCAAGCTCTTCGTTACAATTCCTCCGATGTGATGACGCTGCGCAATCTGGCGATATCGTATGAAAGAGAAAACCGCGGGACCTCCTTAGTTTGGTGGGAGCGTACCCTGAAGGCCGCCATGGCCCAGGAACTTCCTCCGGAAACCATCACGGCCATAAAAAATAGAATCAGTGAGCTCCGGTCATTTTGA